A genomic window from Elusimicrobiota bacterium includes:
- the cheB gene encoding chemotaxis-specific protein-glutamate methyltransferase CheB: protein MRIAIVNDLPIAVEIIKRCLKRKPEYELAWIAYDGEEAVRRCLADRPDVILMDLVMPVLDGVESTRRIMRECPCPVIVVTAGMSGKMPKVYEAMSCGALDAVDTPTAADAGEALLSKIAVVRRLIGGPADAPSQAVFSGPPGQPADHPFMAAIGASTGGPQVLAEIVSALPADCPAAVVIIQHVDEKFAPGLAAWLGEKTGLGVGLAVEGEAPRAGRIAIAATNNHLVIGPGRTFHYTPDPVSCPYRPSVDAFFLSLIQNWPGRGAAALLTGMGKDGAAGLLALRRAGWHTIAQDQKTSLIYSMPKAAAELGAAQEILPASRIAAALDASSRKPRQGA from the coding sequence ATGAGGATCGCCATCGTCAACGACCTCCCCATCGCGGTCGAGATCATCAAGCGCTGCCTCAAGCGCAAGCCCGAGTACGAGCTGGCCTGGATCGCCTACGACGGCGAGGAGGCGGTGCGCCGCTGCCTGGCGGACCGGCCCGACGTCATCCTGATGGACCTGGTCATGCCGGTGCTCGACGGGGTGGAGTCGACCCGGCGCATCATGCGCGAGTGCCCCTGCCCCGTCATCGTGGTCACCGCGGGGATGAGCGGCAAGATGCCCAAGGTCTACGAGGCCATGAGCTGCGGCGCCCTCGACGCCGTGGACACTCCGACCGCCGCGGACGCTGGCGAGGCCCTGCTGTCCAAGATCGCGGTGGTGCGGCGGCTCATCGGCGGCCCGGCCGACGCGCCGTCCCAGGCCGTCTTCTCCGGGCCCCCGGGCCAGCCGGCCGACCACCCCTTCATGGCCGCGATCGGCGCGTCCACGGGCGGGCCCCAGGTCCTGGCCGAGATCGTCTCGGCCCTGCCGGCGGACTGCCCGGCGGCCGTGGTCATCATCCAGCACGTCGACGAGAAGTTCGCCCCGGGCCTGGCCGCCTGGCTGGGCGAGAAGACCGGGCTGGGCGTGGGCCTGGCCGTGGAGGGGGAGGCGCCCCGGGCGGGGCGCATCGCCATCGCCGCGACCAACAACCATCTGGTCATAGGTCCGGGCCGGACCTTCCACTACACCCCGGACCCGGTCAGCTGTCCCTACCGGCCCTCGGTGGACGCCTTCTTCCTCAGCCTGATCCAGAACTGGCCGGGCCGCGGCGCGGCCGCCCTGCTGACCGGCATGGGCAAGGACGGAGCCGCGGGCCTTCTGGCCCTGCGGCGCGCGGGCTGGCACACCATCGCCCAAGACCAGAAGACCTCGCTGATCTACTCGATGCCCAAGGCCGCGGCCGAGCTCGGAGCCGCCCAGGAGATCCTGCCGGCGTCGCGGATCGCCGCGGCCTTGGACGCCTCATCCCGCAAGCCGCGCCAAGGAGCCTGA
- a CDS encoding SpoIIE family protein phosphatase — protein MPNQDPPLLGREYPVTVLLIDDQPIVGEAVRRMLAGEKDIRFHYCSDPTKAIEAAAAISPTVILQDLVMPQMDGLLLVKVLRANPATSEIPLIVLSSKEEPRIKAEAFGLGANDYLVKLPDKLEVIARIRHHSQGYINLLQRNEAFRALAASQKIMADDLARAAEYVKSLLPAPLQEPLRTSWIYVPSMELGGDAFGYHWLDQEHFALYLLDVCGHGVGAALLSVSVMNILRAQALPGVDFKRPEQVMAALNDAFQMERQNNMFFTIWYGIYSLADQKLVCASGGHPPAVLVGPDLSVATLEAKGTVIGGWPKASYDCVSADIKPGSRLYVFSDGIYEVEQPDGKFWQMEDFVKLLAAAPAPGEAGTDRILKHVRRLRGKDVFDDDISLVEVAF, from the coding sequence GTGCCAAACCAAGACCCCCCGCTGCTGGGCCGAGAGTATCCCGTCACCGTGCTCTTGATCGACGACCAGCCCATCGTCGGCGAGGCCGTGCGGCGCATGCTGGCCGGGGAGAAGGACATACGCTTCCACTACTGCAGCGACCCCACCAAGGCGATCGAGGCCGCCGCGGCCATCTCCCCCACCGTGATCCTGCAGGATCTCGTCATGCCGCAGATGGACGGCCTGCTCCTGGTGAAGGTGCTGCGCGCCAATCCCGCCACCTCGGAGATCCCTTTGATCGTCTTATCCTCAAAGGAAGAGCCGCGCATCAAAGCCGAAGCCTTCGGCCTGGGCGCCAACGATTACCTGGTCAAGCTCCCCGACAAGCTGGAGGTCATAGCCCGGATACGCCATCACTCCCAAGGCTACATCAACCTGCTGCAGCGCAACGAGGCCTTCCGCGCTCTCGCCGCCAGCCAGAAGATCATGGCCGACGATCTGGCCCGGGCCGCGGAATACGTCAAGTCGCTTCTGCCCGCGCCTCTGCAGGAGCCGCTGCGGACCTCGTGGATCTATGTGCCGAGCATGGAGCTGGGCGGGGACGCTTTCGGCTATCATTGGCTGGACCAGGAGCATTTCGCGCTGTATCTCCTGGACGTCTGCGGGCACGGGGTCGGCGCGGCCTTGCTGTCCGTCTCGGTCATGAACATCCTGCGCGCCCAGGCCCTGCCCGGGGTCGATTTCAAGCGGCCGGAGCAGGTCATGGCCGCTTTGAACGACGCGTTCCAGATGGAGCGCCAGAACAACATGTTCTTCACCATCTGGTACGGGATCTACAGCCTGGCCGACCAGAAGCTGGTCTGCGCCAGCGGCGGGCATCCGCCCGCGGTCCTGGTGGGCCCGGACCTGTCGGTCGCCACGCTGGAGGCGAAAGGCACGGTCATCGGGGGCTGGCCCAAGGCCAGCTACGACTGCGTGTCCGCCGACATCAAGCCCGGAAGCCGGCTGTACGTCTTCAGCGACGGGATCTACGAGGTCGAGCAGCCGGACGGGAAATTCTGGCAGATGGAGGACTTCGTCAAGCTGCTGGCCGCCGCGCCGGCCCCGGGCGAAGCCGGCACGGACCGGATCCTCAAGCACGTCCGGCGGCTGCGCGGCAAGGACGTCTTCGACGACGACATCTCGCTCGTCGAGGTCGCGTTCTAA
- a CDS encoding hybrid sensor histidine kinase/response regulator — translation MSEGSDGSFMFDLFCAEVETHTATLTEGLLSLERGGGSAQTFEPLMRAAHSLKGAARIIGVDAAVKVAHALEDCFVAVQAGKTALGPADVDVLLSGVDWLKRVPAAADRTTFALPPDEVQRAEQTTANVRAIGTGAQPAPAPAPAASAPEPEKLPEPERKPVPPSAPETQRIVRVNAAGLERIMTLSGELFVQAGRLEAVSASLARIKSASGRMEAMLERAFQAAEAGDGARAVELILLGKQHNERCGRDLAEASGEFDAVRRRMLGTSERLYNEVRASKMRPFADCAQGFPRMVRDISRSLGKVVRLESAGLSTGVDRDIMEKLESPLTHLLRNAIDHGIESPEARINAGKPMEGVIAMEAWHAAGMLVISIADDGAGVDFARLKRAIVDRKLTTAGLVEKMSEAELLDFIFLPGFSTRDSVTELSGRGVGLDIVQNMLQEVGGTLRMESQPGRGTAFTLRLPLTLSVIKAVLAEISGEPYAFPLSRASRCLRAPREQVVLEDGRRYLETDEGRVRLARAAEILELTGSAAEPGAVSAVVIGEGAGRCAFEVDRLLGERRVAVRPLDPRLGKVRDVSAAAVLDDGSPVLILDAEDLLRSADLAGTRGRTGDGGAGAAGPRAARRLLVVDDSPTVREVERQLLEKQGYEVDMSINGMDAWNALQSQRYDAVISDIDMPRMNGLELVKRIRGDQRWRRLPVIIVSYKDGPGDRERGLEAGADLYLSKSSFQDDTLLRAVRGFLGEADS, via the coding sequence ATGAGCGAAGGCTCCGACGGCTCCTTCATGTTCGACCTCTTTTGCGCGGAGGTGGAGACCCATACCGCCACGCTGACCGAGGGCCTGCTGAGCCTGGAGCGCGGCGGCGGCTCCGCGCAGACCTTCGAGCCGCTGATGCGCGCGGCCCACTCCCTCAAAGGCGCGGCGCGCATCATCGGCGTGGACGCCGCGGTGAAGGTGGCCCACGCGCTGGAGGACTGCTTCGTGGCTGTGCAGGCCGGCAAGACCGCCTTGGGCCCCGCGGATGTGGACGTTCTGCTGTCGGGCGTGGACTGGCTCAAGAGGGTCCCGGCCGCGGCGGACCGGACCACCTTCGCCCTGCCGCCGGACGAGGTCCAGCGCGCGGAGCAGACGACGGCCAATGTCCGCGCCATCGGGACCGGGGCGCAGCCCGCCCCGGCGCCCGCTCCGGCGGCCTCCGCCCCCGAGCCGGAGAAGCTCCCCGAACCCGAGCGCAAGCCGGTCCCGCCGTCCGCGCCGGAGACCCAGCGCATCGTGCGCGTCAACGCCGCCGGCCTGGAGCGGATCATGACCCTCTCCGGCGAGCTCTTCGTGCAGGCCGGCCGGCTCGAGGCGGTCTCCGCCAGCCTGGCCCGGATCAAGTCCGCCTCGGGCCGGATGGAGGCGATGCTGGAGCGCGCCTTCCAGGCGGCGGAGGCCGGCGACGGCGCCCGCGCGGTGGAGCTCATCCTCCTGGGCAAGCAGCACAACGAGCGCTGCGGCCGGGACTTGGCCGAGGCCTCCGGGGAATTCGACGCGGTCCGGCGCCGCATGCTGGGGACCTCGGAGCGGCTCTACAACGAGGTGCGCGCCAGCAAGATGCGGCCCTTCGCGGACTGCGCCCAGGGCTTCCCGCGCATGGTGCGGGACATCTCCAGGTCCCTGGGCAAGGTCGTCAGGCTGGAGAGCGCCGGCCTCAGCACCGGCGTGGACCGCGACATCATGGAGAAGCTGGAGTCGCCGCTCACGCACTTGCTGCGCAACGCCATCGACCACGGCATCGAGTCTCCCGAGGCCCGGATCAACGCGGGCAAGCCCATGGAGGGCGTCATCGCCATGGAAGCCTGGCACGCGGCCGGGATGCTGGTCATCTCCATCGCCGACGACGGCGCCGGGGTGGACTTCGCGCGCCTCAAGCGGGCCATCGTGGACCGCAAGCTGACCACCGCCGGGCTGGTGGAGAAGATGTCGGAGGCCGAGCTCCTGGACTTCATCTTCCTGCCCGGCTTCTCGACGCGCGACTCGGTCACGGAGCTCTCCGGCCGGGGGGTGGGACTGGACATCGTCCAGAACATGCTCCAGGAGGTGGGCGGGACCCTGCGCATGGAGAGCCAGCCCGGCCGAGGCACGGCCTTCACCTTGCGCCTGCCGCTGACCCTCTCCGTCATCAAGGCCGTCCTGGCCGAGATCTCCGGGGAGCCCTACGCCTTCCCGCTCAGCCGGGCCAGCCGCTGCCTGCGCGCCCCCCGGGAGCAGGTCGTCTTGGAGGACGGGCGCCGGTACCTGGAGACGGACGAGGGCCGGGTCCGGCTGGCGCGCGCGGCGGAGATCCTCGAGCTGACGGGCTCCGCGGCCGAGCCCGGCGCGGTCTCGGCCGTAGTCATCGGAGAGGGCGCCGGCCGCTGCGCGTTCGAGGTGGACCGCCTGCTGGGGGAGCGCCGCGTCGCGGTGCGCCCCCTGGACCCGCGGCTGGGCAAGGTCCGGGACGTGAGCGCGGCCGCGGTCCTCGACGACGGCTCGCCGGTCCTGATCCTCGACGCGGAGGACCTGCTGCGCTCGGCCGATCTGGCGGGGACCCGGGGCCGGACGGGAGACGGCGGCGCCGGCGCCGCGGGCCCCCGCGCCGCCCGGCGCCTGCTGGTGGTCGACGACTCGCCCACGGTCCGGGAGGTCGAGCGGCAGCTCTTGGAGAAGCAGGGCTACGAGGTCGACATGTCCATCAACGGCATGGACGCCTGGAACGCGCTCCAGTCGCAGCGCTACGACGCGGTCATCAGCGACATCGACATGCCCCGGATGAACGGGCTGGAGCTGGTCAAGCGCATCCGCGGCGACCAGCGTTGGCGGCGCCTGCCGGTGATCATCGTCTCCTACAAGGACGGCCCGGGGGACCGCGAGCGCGGGCTGGAGGCGGGAGCCGACCTCTACCTGTCCAAGAGCAGCTTCCAGGACGACACCTTGCTGCGCGCGGTGCGGGGATTCCTGGGCGAGGCGGACTCATGA